The Sorghum bicolor cultivar BTx623 chromosome 6, Sorghum_bicolor_NCBIv3, whole genome shotgun sequence genome contains the following window.
AGGTTGGTTTGCTCGGCGGAGCGCGCATTTATTTTATAGAGCCGTCGAGCCGGCACCGGCGGCATTCCTAGCGGCCGACCACTGTTCCACGCCGCAGCACACCTCCGATCCGTTGCCGTCCTCGTCGTGCACTGAACTGAACTCTCTGACAGGCTGAAGGTATTGGCATCCTGCAGTGCCACTCCACTCCATATACGCTGTGCGTTTGTATTGCAACACAACACAACATCTGCTTCTGCGATAGTAATGGAGACTGGAGACAGTAGTAGTAGCCTAGTAGAGGGGGGCCTGGATGGACGGACCCTGAACTGGACCGCCCTCCATCGGGCATTTTGGCCGGGCTCGTGCACGGAGTACGGCGACCAAGTACTGCACTTTTTGGCCGCATCTCTGGCCGGCCACCTTTTGCGTTGCACCGGCGCGTGACGGTCGACGGCCGGCATATGCAGCTCAGCCCGGCCGTCGAACGGAACTGAACGGGCCGGACGACGGGATGCTTGCTTGAGGACGACGACGATCATCGGCGGCCGGGCGCGCGTGGTACACAGTACGGTGCGTGGAGGATCGTGCCTTTTACAGCTTGCatttcatgcatgcatgcgcggGCGGGAGATCCCCTCTGCCTGCACACTGCACTGCTTGCATGCCGCGCCTAGTAGTAGCTTTTTACAGAGCGGGCCGGCTGGCTGGCCGGTGGCTGCATGCCCCCTCACCCTCAGTGATCAGTGGGTCTGGGTGCGTAGTGGAGCTAGAATCCAATGCTTGAGGGCGGGCTCGCCGGCCGCTGCTGCACCAGCACCAGTAGTCCAGCAACGTACTCCAGCTCCAGCATCACCAGTAacagtactactactactaccacaCCACACAGAGGGAGGGCATTGTACGCTCGTGATGGGGCGCACCAGGCAGCTAAGCTAGCATGCACTTGGGCTTCTACTTTTTCTTCAGAAGAAGCTGGCGACTGCATGCACGCGAGCCGGCTTTTGTattgtttattttattttattttatgctgggctggagtttttttttctttttttcttccttcccttgtGATGACATACAGTATGAGGATCTTGAGTGGAAGTACAATATTTTGTTTGCACATGCGTGCGTATATATGATAGGAGTATGCTTCAAAACCCTATAGAATGATTGACAGTGTATCAGCATGAGTTTTTTTTAGCAAGGGGAACTGCCGACAGAAAAGCCACAAGTACGACCACGGCAACAATTTCTTTCTTTCACTCGAAATACATAAACATTCTCCGTCGCAACGAATCTTACGCCACATATACAaagaattaaatataaataaaaagataactaaCTATACAAGTTacttataatttgcgagaccaatcttttgaacctagttaataTATAGTTgcataataattaataaatataaacaaaattacttagatctaaacaaggccttaccatCACCACTCACCAGCAGAAAGAAAGCCTGAATGCGAGTGATTAGTTCACTaagagtggtggtggtggtgggcttgtttacttccaaaaaaatttacaaaataagaatagtagcactttcgtttatatttgacaaatattgtttgattatggattaactagactcaaaagattcgtctcgtcaattccgaccaaactgtattattagtttttattttcatttatatttaatacttcatacatatatctaaagatttgattgtgctgagaaatctgaaaaattttgtaaaaattttggtataactaaacaaggcctaagggggACGGCAGGACGGGGAGGACGGGACGGCAGGGGCATTTTGGGGAGAGGCGGCAGCTACGGCCTACGGGGCTACGGGCGAATGGTTATGCGGTggcatatgatatgatatggcaTTGCCTCTCTCTCCGATCCCCATCCGGTCAAGGAACTTTGACTACGGACCTGAGAGCGGTGACAGCCGAGAGTGTCAGGCTTTTCTGACACCAAAAGGACACATCCATACGTTCCCCACCGCCTGTGTCCTGTCCTCCCAAAATCACCAGTTCACCACCACGGGCCGGTTTAGCATCACCTGATCCTCTCCATTAATTTCAGATGTTTAGGCTGTACTACCTCAGTCTAAAAACTGCCATAAATTATTTATCAACAAATCAAAATTTCAGCGAAAGGCATGTACCGTAGGGTTACAAAAGCCTTCTTAGCACCTCAAGTTCTACGTTCAATTTCTCGTGGGAGCAAATTTTCCCAGGAATTAGGATTAAAAATGATGTTATGTGTTTTCAGTGGTAGATGACGTTTTATCAGTTGTGAGTGTCTACGTTGTACTAGATAATTcacaaaacaaaaaaacaaaaacaaaattttaaattcaataaacacatatataaaataataaaattacTAATTTATACAAGAAAAAGTATCAATATATGATTGGTAATAAGTACAACATTAAACAAatattgaaatatatttttcaaTGATTATTTTTGACACaaatattgatttttttttaaaaaaaagtcatGCTAATACTTTTTGGGACAAAGGGAGTACAATCATATGCACTATTATGTCAAAACAAGTCCACTAATATTTTTCCGTTATATTGGTATATTTCTTTTAGGGGATGTTTGGCACAACTCCTTCTAAAAGGCTCTTCCAGAGGAAGCGGAGCTGTTTTGGTGAAGCCACAAATTATGGCTTCGTCGAAACAGCTCCGGCTCCTGTACTTTTTACTCAAAAATAACTTCTCTAGAAACATATTTGGCAGGACTCTTCTAAAAGAGCGAGAGCCGGAGAGAACCACTGTCTAACAAGCTCTTAGTTGTGTCTTGACATTCTAGCCCAAAGTGAAACAAAGCACTAGTAGCGTATACTacatccaaaaaaaaaaggtgattTGGACGATATTATTGTTTTGTTTAGTTCTGCTGTGAAAATTTTATAGAttgctgtagcacttttgtttatatgtgatagttattatctaattatagattaattaggtttaaaatattcgtctcataaattacagacaaactatataattagttatttttttatctaaatttaatactctatatatatgCTGCAATATTCGACATGATGGAGaatttttaaaagtttttggctTCGTGAGAAACAAAACAATGCCTATATAGCTCGCAACTATGTAATGATAAACCgttataaattattttttttgtatAGTGTGGGATGCTCATGTAGGTAAATAGCATATTAGTGGATCACGTGGTTGTATTAACGTGTCGATAGTTTTCATGGATAAATAAATATATCATAATTGTAGTATATGCTAAAGTGAGCTATTGATTTAAATGGCTTGTATGGTGAGGTAGAGGGCTAGCAGGGCTCATGATTGTGTAGATTGATATTGGCTGTTACTccgttgcaaattataaaatgtGTTATAGTATATTTGTTTGAGCTTATATGTCGAATCTATCAGCTATTTAATAGttttttctttcataataaatcatcGAATAATATTTTCAGCTATGATTTTTTAGCCAAATGAATAAAAGCTTTCCTAGATTCATATCTCTCGCTTTGCACTCGGATATACACTATATCTAACGAAAACAGTGTATTTGAGAAAGATAAAACATCTTATGGTACGGTATAGAATGAATGAAGTAGTTTAGATTTGGGCACATGAATAATAGAAGGAAAAAGACGAGTGTATAACAttgatatttatttatttatttaagtaaATGCAGACTTTGGGAAAATGAAGAAAAATAAAGAGTTACAACAGACTTATATTTGGCgcatctgaaaaaaaagagaagaaaaaaacaaGCGCAATGACATCATGGTTTTGTCAGTTCCTGTAACAATCCGTCACTGgtacctctttttttttaaggaaATCCGTCACTGGTATCTGAAATCCCTGTTTTCTCTTGAATTTGggcattgtttagtttaaaaaaaattacaattttttttatatttctcgtctcatcaaatctttagaagcattaaacatatataaaaataaaaactaattacacacttacttgtaatttgctagacgaattttttgagcctaattagtctatgattgcacaatatttataaaatacaaatgaaagtgctacaatgtctattttgtaaaaaaatagaacgaaggccttgtttacttgtttagatacaaaatccttttgattttagcactgtagcacttttgtgtgtatttgataaacattgtctagTTATAGACTAAGACTTAAAAAAttggtctcgtgatttatagataaactatacaactaattttttttatctataatcTTTCAGTTTTGGGGTACATGACCTTAAGGCCCGTAGGAGTATTCGGTAGTAACCACCCCAGTCCAGTCCAATCCAGTTACCCATCCAGTCAGCGGGCGAGGAAAGACCAGGCTGCCCCTAGACAGAGAGCGCAGTAGAGCCGGATCGGGACAAAAGGGTCCACCAGGCCTGGTCCTTCTCCTCCCTCCTTGGGCTGGGCTGGGGGGCTGGACTGCGAGATGATGGCCGCAAGCCGACAACGCAGCGGTccgcccccctctctctctctccacccTCATGTATAGTACTGTACTGGCAACTCGCAGTACTACCAGTACCATAGACCACGCTACGGCCCACGTAGCCCCGCTAGATCCCCTGCTGCCACCGCCCGGAGAGGGCATTCTCGTCATTGCACCCATGCAGTAAAATTTTGTGCAGCGTGCACGCACGCGTGTACTGTAGTGTGGTACGTGTATTCCACTGCGCGCCGATTACGGCAAAGGTAACGGCTGTGGCTGTGGACTGCGGTGGAGCTCATGCATTCGGTcttgttttcaagattccctgtcaaatcgaatcttgcggtaaatgcatgaagcattaaatatagacaaaaacaaaaactaatcacacagtttgactgtaaatcacgagactaatcttttgactctagttagtctatgattggacaatatttaccacaaacaaacgaaagtgctacagttccgaaaacttttcagttttcggaactaaacaagacctcagtcAGTCAGGCTCAGGGCACCGTACTCTTGTGTGTTATCCGAAAAGAATATGCGCAATTCAGGAATACCCCACACCCACATCGAGTTTACAATAATTTAGAGTATATAAAAAAGACAAGTATGTGTATAAAAAAGattaatatataatataaaaatatatacttaTATTTATCGCTCTCTTCGTTTTGAAATGATAGGTATCTTTTGATTGAGATGAAATCAAACAAATATAGATTCTTACCACTATTTTTTCTTACAGTATATTCTTTAGATACAAATCTAAATCTACTGCTGTAAGTTCTACGTCCTAAACTTATATATATGGTTTGACTAATAATGATCAAAGCTTGCAAAGTTTGACCCTTTTCGCCATATGAAATTGGATTAACAATTCGGGCGCATTGAGTACTAACTAAATATTATTAAATTTGTCTTCCATTATATTTTTATCATAATTTTTTAGAATTATATATGTTGCTTTGGAATAAGGTCCCTTCAACTTCTCCCCACCTTGGCCATATGTTCGATATGATTAATTTGGCGCCAACGAAGGGTGGGTGAGAGTCTAGTGTGACAGATATGTTAATCCTATTTAGATCTTGGGATTTTGTGTCCTTAAGAAGACAAAGTTTATGTCACAGAGCGGTTGTAGCGTTATTACGCGCACACCCTCCCGGAACAATGCCACACCAGGTCAACAAGAGCCACGCAGGTCGATCGCACGACGAGCTAGTCAGCTACGGAGCTGGAgtatcgtgcatgcatcatgcatggCATCAACCTCAACTTGGACTTCAACAGAGCCCCTGGAGTATCATGCATGCAGGAATGGAGAGCGCTTGAGCACCactctctgtctctctctctctagctcATGCATGCTCATCAATCGTCAATCGTGATCAGGGATCATCTGCCTATGTGATCTGACGAccctacatactatatatatgcaCGTCTGCACTGTGCCATATATGCACGTCTGCACTGTGCCATATATATTATAGTACTGTAGTAtacccttaggccttgtttagttccaaaaatttttgcaaaatagaaatagtactattttcgtttgtatttgacaaatattatccaatcatgtactaactagactcaaaagattcatctcgttaatttcgaccaaactgtgcaattagtttttattttcgtctatatttaatacttaatgcatgcgtctaaagatttgatgtgacggagaatctgaaaattttgcaaatttttttgagaattaaacaaggccctagtacaATATATGGCCGTGTGTGCTTAGCCATATACGTACGTTAAATGCTCTCTTGCTTGGCAACAAACCGAGACGGGGCGAGAGAATTAAACACGCGGCAGGCAGCTGGTGCATGAAGGCATGCGCGCATGTCTCCTACGTGCCGGCGCCTACGCCGCCCACGGTCCACTTCCGGGGTGGTCGCGCCACCGTACGTACGCGTTGACTGGTCGCCGGACCAGGGCGGCGACGCCGTGTCGAGGGGCAttttaggcctggtttagttcgcaaaatttttcaagattcctcgtcacatcgaatcttgcggcacatgtatggagcattaaatatatatgaaaacaaaaactatttgcacagttcatctgtaaaccgcgagatgaatcttttgaacctagttactctataattgaacaatgtttatcaaataaaaacgaaagtgctacagtgccgtttttcacaagtttttgcgaactaaacaaggccttaatttgtTGGTCTTCCCGCTCGCCATGCACGTACTACACGGTGCCACCAGTTTTTCAGTACGTACGGCTCCACTGAATGCGTCACCGTCTCACCGACGACACACGTATACATAACAGTAATCCGGTCGAGATGCGAGTCATATATGCATGCGCGCAAAGGCCACCAGTGCCTAGCTGTGCTCAGCCCCGGTGGCAATGCGCTACTCGTGGCAATGATAATGCAATTCTTTAAGGCCGCTTTTTGAACCATATTATGCCTTGTTTAGACGTGGAAACCTTTTGAATTTCGctgctgtagtattttcgtttgtttgtactccattcgttctaaattataagtcattccaagaatcttggagagttaaagcattttcaagtttgacaaaaaatatagagagaaatataaagatttatgtcataaaatatgtacactatgaaaatataactaacaaataatctaatgatacttggttggtaccaaaaatgttattattttgttatataaatttggttaaacttgaaaaactttgactctccaagattcttgaaatgacttataatttgtgacggagggagtaataaatattgtccaatcatagactaactaggatcaaaaaatttatttcatgatttacagacaaaatgtataattagtttttcattttcatctatatttaatgtttcctGCATGTAACATAAGATTTGCTGTGAtgagaaattttaaaaactttttgatttttgggttgAACTAAAAACAAGACCTTACTTGCCGTGATGATAGGAGTACTTTTGAGAAGACCGTGCAGGTTGGTACGTGTACGTACATACTACGGAGTATGTACCTCTTATCTCGATCCAGCACGAGTGGGAGTACAGAGACAGACAaaggtaggccttgtttagttgcaaaaagatttcggattcggtaccgtagtatttttgtttgtttgtgacaaatattatccaatcatagactaactagactcaaaagattcatctcacgatttacagataaactgtgtaattagtttttgtttttatctattttAATGCTTTTATACATGTGctccaagattcgatgtgacggacaaGGCTGTACATATGGTACGGgttcggggggggggggggggggggggtgttacACAACTCAAGTCGCTGATAACCCTCCACAGCACACAGCAGTTGCACCCGGACGGACGCTGGTGTCGATTCCATGAGTAGACTCGTTGAACAATCATCGACCCATCGTCCAGGTAGAGATAGAGACGACAGTAGTACCATGTACAACTAAGTACCATGCATACATGAAAGCAAGCATGCACGATACCACGAGGGCAAAAGTGCCATTCCATCCACGACCTAGCTAGCTACTGCATGCATGCTATGCTACTCCTACTCTCATCTCAGGCCCTCAGCTAGTACTACTAGAGCTAGCATGCATGACAGCATGAGCAAGATTTGATTCCTTCCTCCAATACCATGCAGGAGCGAAAGCTATGGCATCGCCAGCCGTGCAGTGGAGTTCCTGCACGCGGCGCAGCGAGGGGGAGAGGCCCCACGGCTGCTACACAGACCGCTTGCCTCGGTGATCGATCCTCCCCACCTCGTCCTCTCCCTTCCCTtgcatgccatgccatgccatgccatgcgcCGCTAATGATCGTCGTCCGCGACAAACCCGGAACCCAAGAAGGCAGTGGCAATGGCATGCATCACCGGCAGCGGCCAGCCTGATCGATCATAATACCCACACCACACCACGGCAGGTACAGAAACAATGTCCAGTTGTTCCACTGATCGCAAGCTCCAATCTCCAGTCAACAACGAGTCAATGCATGCAAGCAAGCGCACAAAAGGGAAGACACCTAGCAGTAGCAACAGGACACgttgtacatgcatgcatgcatgcgtgcgAGAGCGAGACCAATGCAATGCTACATACATACCGCTTCCACCTCCAAAAGAATTTCTAGTCACAGCCACCAACAATGAATCACGCATCACCTTATTTACATCTCGGGGGCGGTCCCTGGATCGTCGGAGCTCAgcgagccggccggccggccggccggattgCACAACGCCGGCGGTAGCTAGCAGAGCTGGGAGGAAGATGATATGAAGGACCACGGCGGGGCTAGTAGCTGCGGGGGGTCAATGCCGATGTTGCCGGCCGGACGGTTACCGGGAGGCGGAGTCGCCGCTGCGGTGGTCGGAGACGAGGGCGTGGATGGCGCTGGAGAGGCTGTTGACGGCGGAGACGAGGCCGGCGAAGCCCTGGCGCCGGACCTCCGTGCGCTCCTCCTCCAGCCGCAGCCGCCGCTCCTCCAGCTCCAGGACCTCCCGGTGGCGCCGCTCCCGCTTCTCCTCGCACGCCACCAGGGTGCGCGCCAGCACCGTCGCGCTTCGCACCACGCTGGACCCCAGCCGGTTGAGTCGCCGCCGCTTCGGCTCGGGCTCGCCGCCGTCCGACCCGTCCTCACCGGACTCCGACGACCCCGTCAGCTCCTCAGCTGCATGCATGTACAAACATACATCCATCCACACATCATCAAAACGTTACAGTAACAGGCAAACCTTAAACTACATAACAGTTAACACGCATTAAggtttataatatataatttacTACGAAAACAAACAAGCTGGAGAACAAAAGGTGCTTTGTTAGTTCGTTGCATGCTTGCACAGTTGCTCCAAGCTTTCAGGCTTTACAATTGGATCCTGCCAATGCCTTTACAAAGTGATTGCAACCTTTGTTCCTTTGCATTGCTTCAGCCGTAGCAGCAATGAaatctatttatttttttttatctatctcTGCAAGTAAAACCCTCCATAAACTATAGGATTCGCCGCCACTTTGTTGCCCTGCATGCATGAGCCGCCCGCACTGCACTCTGCACGCAGCTTTATTCTCATCTCCCAGCATTATTACCACTGCCACCGCCCGGGAAGAAGGCACAGTAAAAAGTTAAAAAGCTAGCGAACCCCCTGGTGACGTAAATAATTACACCAAGGTCGCGAGAGCATCCGATCTCCCCCAATCATAACGTCTGGCTCTAAGCATATAAATAACCTCGTGGCGATCTACGGGCCCACGTGTCAGTTGAGACGAGATGAACAGTAAATGGAACGGGTAGATAGATCATAGATGTAACAGCAGCTGGAATTAAGTACAGGCGCGCGCGCTGACCGACCATACCGGAAACCGACGTcgccggcggcgccatggccaccgCCGGAAGtggcagcggaggaggaggcggtggagcGCGGGGCTGAACGAGGAGGGGCTTTGGCGGCgatggaggaggcggtggtggaggCAGCGCGAGCGGTGGTGGCGGTGCGGCCGCGATCGCCGCGCCCCCTCGCCGCGCGGCGCGGCGGGACAGCACGTCCGTTAGCGCGTCGAACACCTCCGGCGCCAGGTTGGTGGGGAGGTTGCGGTCCTTGCGCTCGGGCCGCTCCATGGCCCAGTAGGACGGGAGACCCCTCGCGGGAGCGGCAGTGGCGGGGGcggtgacggcggcggcgcgggactCGTAGTCGCGAACCTTCTTGTAGTCGCGGAGGAGGTTGTCCCACTTGTCGTTGCACTGGTTCTGGCTGCGGAGGCAGCCGTGGTTCCAGCAGTAGTTCTCCACCCACTTCCACCGTTGCTCCGCCGACCGCGGCGTCGTGGGCGACCCCGCCACGGCGGGAGGAACCCCGTGGCCATGGTGGCCGTGGCCGCCGCCGGCTCGGCGGTCGTcgtcgaggcgcttggccgTGATGAGGATGAGCGTCTCCTGGAGGGTCCAGTTGCCCTTGCGGTAGTCCCTGGGCGCGGACGCCGGGGACGGCGGCGGGGCCGTGAgcgccggcgacggcggcgtcATGTGGCCGTGGCCGTGCGGGTACTGGTGCGGGCGGAGCAGCGCGAGCGGGGAGGGGGACGCCCCTGCGCCGGACGAGGACGACGGCGAGGGGTCGGAGGAGGCGGCGGGCGTCATGGGCGCTGCCGCCGCCTTGGCTACGGTGTTGGCCGACATGAGACTGCTGGCGAGCGAGGCCGGCGGCACCGGCTGTGGTTGGCTGGGCTGCTGCTACGGCCTACGGCGGTGTCTGGGTCGGCGCGCTGGCGCTGGGCATCGGGAGGGAGTTGGGTGCGGTTGGGTTCAgacgcgcggcgcggcgcgggcgAGGAGTCCCCCCCGTATTTACATGCCCACGGCGTTGCGTTGGCTTTAGGTTTAGTGGTGGCGTTAAGCTTTAACCCACCACAGCCAGACCCAGCCAAGGGAGAGCGCGGGGGAAGGGAGGGTGCGCTGCGCGGCAGGCAGGCTGGGGGCGTTTCTTTCAGCTGAGGGGCGGGTGTTGAGTGGGTGAgtgtgcagtgcagtgcaagGCTTGGAGCGTGGCAGTGGCAGGGCGCTCCATGTGAGTGGGGGCGCGCGCTGCGCCGCTGCGCAGAGCTCCACCTCATCGCCCGCGCGCGCCCGGCCACGCTCGTTCACGTTCACGGCTGCTCATCACTCTTTTCCTTTCCTCCTGCGCGCATCTCCTCCCGCGGTTTCCTTTCAGTTTTTTCTACGTAGTAACCTTCTTCTCAATGCTTGCACGCAGGCGCAGTAGATAGATTGACAAAAACAAAAAGGGCAAGACGTGCCGTCGCTATTGCTAGCCTTCTGCTGGCTTTCTGTTATGCCATTTACCACTAGTGGCCGGTAGGTGGGTAGCTAATGGCAACCGTGGTGAGTGACCAGTGAGCACTTCTGTTTGGGGGCTTGTCGCGGAGCCGAGGCGAGCACCGCCACCGGGGTGTCCCGTAGCTGCCGGCGTGCCGCGTCCTCTCCTCATTTCCGGGCAGGGCAGAGAGGCAGAGAGCCATCCGGGCCCCACCCAGCAGTGACCGGCCACGCCATTTCTGAGCGCTGCATTGCCCCTGTTCCGCCTAGGAAAGAGGACTCACTCTCACTGTTGGCCGAGTGATTGTGTTTTGCTTGGACATATGCGGAGCGTGCTGCGCCCGGAACAGTCGCGCCACAGTTCCTCTAAtctaatagtaatagtaataaaATCGCTGGACGTGCTCGGACATACTTACTAccagtatatatacatacatacacacACGCATACATTGAAGGGAAAAAAATtatgggaaaagaaaaaggcaaaCCCACAGCATTGTCATTTTCCGAGACAGAGACAGCAGAGTCATGCACACCGGGGCACCCTGGGGGATGTTGGTTCTGGCCACCTGTTGGGTGTTGGGgattatgtttatgcatgtgGACATGATGAATCTAGCTAGTACTATTATGTACCTACAAAAATATCTTAGTAGCAGTAGAAGAAGATGCAAAGTATGGTTCCACGGCAATCATTTACTCTACTTGCCAAAAGTCCCCCACAAGTGCTTGTGATCACCACCGGGTTCGGGAGGCAGCAGAAGCACCCCCTAAGCTAGGCCGAGGTCCACTACTCCTGAAAATTCTACTACTAGTGGAGTAGTGTTCTAGAGACGCGGCGCTTGGGCCTCTGTTGCCACCTCCTTTTCAGCGGCaatgtatgtgtgtgtgtgtgtgtggtctCTCGTGTTCCTTCGCGGCTGGCAGCCTACAGAACGGCCGCCGAATGATCGCTGATCCCTAGCAGCGGAACGGGAACCCCACGGCGATGCCGATACCACCACCCTAGCGTACGTAGGAGTAGCATTCCTCACCGAACCGCGGCTTTTTGCTAGCGCTAGCGCGGCGTACGGCGATGCAGCCGCAGTATAGGCTGGATTCTTGGGCTGGGTTGCCTGCCTTTTGTAGcgtataaagaaagaaagaaagaaaaccgCGAGTTGCTGCGTTGCTGCTAACTGTTGAATCAAGTGGAGCTCAAACGCTTGCGGTGGCGTTTGGGCCGGCCGGACGGGAATGGATAGGGCCGGGGCCGGGGGACGAGAGTTATGCCGGAAACCGCGTTCCAGGTTGCTCCTGCAGACCTGCACTGCTGCACTGCACTGAGGCCTCTTCTATTCGGCCGCAATTTTCTTTTTTCCCCAGTTTTCCGGAGCGTAGAGCGTTGCAGTTTTGCCATGCGTTGCACCGGCCCAGAGAAAATACATACTACAACAAACAAAAAGTGAGGTACTAGGAGACGCAAAACAAAACAAGAAATATACAAAAAGTGATGTGCTAGGAGACGCAAAACAAAACCAAAAGATAAATAAAGAAACAAAAAGTTATGTGCTAGGTGACGCAAAAGAACAAAACCAAAAGATAAATAAAGAAACAAAAAGTTATGTGCTAGGTGAcgcaaaagaaaacaaaaaaatggAGGTGCGGGGAATCGAACCCCGTGCCTCTCGCATGCGAAGCGAGCGCTCTACCATATGAGCTACACCCCCTATATGATAGCCGCTTAAATTGTTCATATATAAATTATAATAGAAATGTGCATTTGCAGACATGACAACTCATTTAGATTCACAGGCAACCGGATCAATCCACGTAAATTCATAATATAATGTCCATAACAAGAATAAAACACACACAacagcaacaaaaaaaaaaaagagtgcagCGATTCACTCCAATTTGTTCCAGATTAGAGAAGAAAACAAAATCCAAATCTAGAAGCCTAAAGTTTGGATTGGATAATGGATCTAGGATATGGAGACAACAAGACGCCAAGTCGGGAGAAGATGGAAGAGGGGCCGAGCCATCGAGACAGAGGCGGCTGCACATTGCTTGTCGACTGCAGGAGCAAGGGGTTGAATCGTGTGGACAAGGACAACAGAGCTAGGAGGAGGAGGGCCGAGTGGGAGCTCGGGAGGGGCGTTGGTTGTATCGTGACCGCCAGCCGTAGCCCGCCTCATACGAGTCAATTATTTCCTAGATAAGCCTAGGCTAGCCAAACTAAGTCTGGCTAGTTCAAGCCTGTCCCTAGCTAGCCAATTCTTACTTGTTTAGTTGCGT
Protein-coding sequences here:
- the LOC8070306 gene encoding trihelix transcription factor ASR3, whose protein sequence is MSANTVAKAAAAPMTPAASSDPSPSSSSGAGASPSPLALLRPHQYPHGHGHMTPPSPALTAPPPSPASAPRDYRKGNWTLQETLILITAKRLDDDRRAGGGHGHHGHGVPPAVAGSPTTPRSAEQRWKWVENYCWNHGCLRSQNQCNDKWDNLLRDYKKVRDYESRAAAVTAPATAAPARGLPSYWAMERPERKDRNLPTNLAPEVFDALTDVLSRRAARRGGAAIAAAPPPPLALPPPPPPPSPPKPLLVQPRAPPPPPPLPLPAVAMAPPATSVSAEELTGSSESGEDGSDGGEPEPKRRRLNRLGSSVVRSATVLARTLVACEEKRERRHREVLELEERRLRLEEERTEVRRQGFAGLVSAVNSLSSAIHALVSDHRSGDSASR